agagaaccacagcttatacccgtctacctctttagctttaggacctacccatttagtctcttggacacaagctatattaatcttcctcttcttaagaatcttaactagctctatggactttcccgttaacgtcccaatgttccaagaccctactctcaacctagaggctcctttaacccacttacccctcctaaccctcgcccccgtccccgaacgagaacatgaccctagtctaccatcactaaccaaagccacgaaaataagtatgaactaataaattattcaaaggtctaaagtcagcaaaatataactacaagtgtatagacaaatagtgaatatggcaaccggaggtaccaactccagttgaactaAACCTGGTTGTcgccggaaaacactgttcacggtcgagtactgttcactgccggaaaAATGTTCACAAATACCTGAAAGGGAGAAGGGAATAGgagggaaaaagaagaaaagaaaaataaaagaaaaagggaaaaggagagagaaagagggggCTGGCCGGAAAAACTCGCCGTAAAAACTCGCCGGCGATGGCGCAGCGGCGTACTGGCAGCGCCAGGAGCAGattaaaaaaggaaaagaaaaaaaaaaaaaaaaaaaaaaggagaagagaagaagaagaaaaggaaagagagaagaaaagtaaatctagccggaaaagtggccggcgttacctggtcgccggcgTCACCTGAACAGTGGTGACGTATGGTCGCCGGACGGAGTGGTGGGTGGGCAGATCTAGGAGagagcagaggagagagaaagtgCAGAGGAGAGAGAAATAAAAGTAGTGTAGTAATTTCTTTTCATAAGCTCTATGCTTAGTCCTAATTTTGTTAGGAAGCATGAAATAAAAACATGTCAAACTATATTGCAATGGACTCTTTGTAAATATTGAAGATACTTCGTGAAATTGTAAGATTATACAAGCACCAACCCATGTTTCACAGTTTTgcttttagagcccgtttggattggcttataacttgcttataagttgttttcaacttttttaagTGTTTAGTTggccagtttaaagtcattttgtgcttaaaataagctcaaaaaaacaattaagcccgtttgacttagcttatctaaagcagcttataagctgaaaatagcttataagccaaaaaaaataaattgaactaccccaacttattttttttagcttataagcttaaaataagcccatccaaacaagcttCTAGTTTACAAATGTTTTGATGCTTTGAACATTTGATCTTTACATTTCCACATTACTACCCCCAAAGCCCATAGGTCACTTAAAGgttatatgcaatttaaaatgTGAGATTTGTAATGTTGAGCCGTTTATCCGCCATAACAAGTAACAAGTAGCTTGATGGTATACTATGTCTATAATTGATACTCTTCCTAGACATTTTCATTCTATTGTTTTTCTTGTTGTGATACTCTGGAAAATCATGTACAGATTAATACGCAAATTAAGTTCATTACAAAATCAATGGCATACAAAAATATTTATCTCAAACCACTCCACATCCTCAAATAATCTAATCAATAGCTATATTATAAAGCCACGAGGGAGCAATAATCTTCTTGAAAAGCTTCTGACATACAAGCCCATTTTGACACACTCGTCATATTTATCTCTTCCGTAGTTTCCATTTGTTTAAATATACTTTAACACCCCACCAAAAAGCTAGTAACATTAGCAAGAGCAAGAAGATAATTTCTTCATCTCACTAACTTCAAAATCAGGACCAGAAATAACGTCAATTTTCAATCCTTTAAGCAACCCATTATTGGTTTGTTTGATGTGATTTCCATTTGCATCAGAACCCACCAACAAAGTCTTCCTTGATACCATGTTGAATATTTCTTCCAATAGCTTCAAAAATGCTGACTCCACATTGTGGCCGCTAAAAGCTGATGTCTCAGAGAAAAATAGCCCTTGCCTCTCTGCAAATTCGACAGCGTCTTCAGTTGGAACAGCCCTCGAGTCAACTAGATCGGCTTTGTTACCAATCAACATGATCACAATGGAATTATCGGCGTGAGCCCTGAGTTCCTCAACCCATCTAGCTACATGATCGAATGTCTGTCTTTTCGTTATGTCGTATACTAACATGGCTCCAAGTGCTCCTCTGTAGTATGCACTAGTTACTGCTCTATACCTGTCCAATACAGGGTCCAGTGTACATTATAGAGACGTACTGACTTTAGCTCGAGTGATATATACAGTTGAATTTGTTTTCATTATTTTATTGTTTAGTGCTAAGTTCACATTTATTGTGACAACAAATATGGTGCTAAATATCTTGCACTCTGTTTCCTTTGCTTTTGCACCCTCACCTTTCTAATTATCATACTGTAACTAGTAAGGTTATGCAGCGAAAATTTGATAATCATGATATGGTAATGTTATTCGGAAGAATTTTCGATGTTAAAAGTATTCATCTAGATTATTATGTTGACATTCAACTTAATATTGATCCACATGGACTCATCAAATATAGTTTAGAGTAATATTTTAAGTAAGAAACTAGAATTTGTTGATACAGCCACACCAAGAAAGCAACCTGTACTATCCCCGGCTTCATTAATGTAAGTTGTTAGAGGGTGAAATAATTGGCATGTGGTAGCTGAAATAACGTTGTCATAGTATGAACACAAGATATCACCATATCTTTAACAGCAACAGAATCAAATATGATTTGGGCCCTCATTAAGTGGGACTGTACTGAAAAGTAGCAGGTACAATCAATTTACTAATTCTACAACCATGTTGCTGGGCTACTGTGCTTAGCTTGACTAAACATGACTATAATATCTCAAAATTATCCCAATTAGGCAACTTCATTGACTTAACTAGTAATTGCTCCAATACTGTATAGCTAAATCATAATGTGTTGAAAAAATTATGAGCAAAATGAACACACAGTGCTTATAGTAGTCgctagtggcggagccaggatttttacTGAGAggtcaaaaatataaagaaataaacaCATGAAGAAGCCAACGAGGTTCAAcatttattatatatacataaaatataatcTTAACCTTGTATATACTACATAATTTTCGCCAAAGGGGGTTCAGATGAACCCCTCGGCCCTTACTAGCTCCGCCTTGTATATACTATATAATTTTCGCCAAAGGGTGGTATGAACCCCTCGGCCCTTACTAGCTCCACCCCTGGGAGTCGCCATGAAACTAATGTTGAGCTAAAACAGTTTAAAAATATTCGTCTAATGGTGTGATATTGTCTATTTAGGCCAAACTCACATGTCTTATTTTCAAAAGGCCCCGTGCCATGAACAATATCAATTACCCTTATATCAGTTTCTTATGCTAACTTCGTTCGCACACCAACAACTAAGTGGAAGGGAAACTAAACAGGCATTTATGTGAACAAGAATGAATCAATTAACACAAATGAGAAgcagagagaaaagaaaaaaaaataaacagaGGCAAACCTTTCTTGGCCAGCAGTGTCCCAGATCTGGGCCTTGATCACTTTAGACTGAATAGAAACAGTCCTAGTTTGAAACTCAACACCAATGGTTGATTTTGAGTCAAAACAGAACTCATTCTTAGCAAACCTGGAAAGCACTTGTGTTTTCCCAACCGCAGAGTCCCCAATCACCACCACCTTAAACACATAATCTATTTTATCCTCATGCTGATGTTGAACCCCATTCACACGACTCATTTGTTCTTGCTGCTGCGGCTTCTCATCCTCACCACTCATTTCTCGGTTCatctttttgtaaaaaaataCTCAAGAATTGAATGTAATTTGTACAAAATGATAtactatctgttggagtcagaaagaagaagaagagcatAATAAACTCCTTTACTTTACTGGTCCGCTAAGGCTAGCTGATGCATTTGTATACGGTGACACTGGACAGTCACTTGACAATTGACACGACTCGTTTCAAATTCGACCACTGAGTAAACATGTGTGCGTATGTCGGTCAGCATTAAAGCTTCAATTATGGCTACGTCGTACGAGTCATGTCTATTTATATAAAAGACTGGTGTGTTGTTTAATTTCTAATGAGGAACAATGGGGTCTTAATTTGAGGCGAAATGCCCGGGAATTAGCCTTTCAAGAAAGCAACTTATGATTATGGAGGGACCGTATAAGCTTATGTGCCTTATAATTACAACAACCTTGTTCCAATAATTAAAGTTTTTAACCAAAAGCTAAACGTTGATTGGTTTGGTGTGTGGCCCTACATTGGACAAACCATATGGGACCCTTAGCCGAATTAAAATGACATAACCTTATGAAGCTCATTATCTACGTAATGGCAGAATACTATTAACTATTGCATCAATTTGAAAAATATAACTATCGTTTTCACAGCGCGCTAGGTGAACCGAGCTCAGGAATATGACAAAAACAGTTCCTTATTTTTAAGTGTCCTTTTAGTATAGTCTTTAACTATATATAATTGAACAGTTTTAATCACTACTTTATAAAATTGAAACATTTTGGTCTATGTTATTGTTCAACTGAAATAAGGACGGTCACCTTCTCTCGATTCATTTCTCCAATTTGTACCTTAAGAAAATCTCAATTTTATGGTTTCAACAACAATTAGTGCAAAATAAGGGGTAAGGGCCAATACGGAGACATAAAAGTTGATTCATTTGCCAGTTTAATTGGCTTGAAAAGGATTTTCTTAAGGTAAGCACCGTCGAATTGGGTGAAATGAATCGAAAAAATTCTTTTGGATAGTTTATTTCGTTTAAATGATTTATTATGTACTTTAGAAGAGCCAATATCATCAAAGATTACTAACACGGCGTGTGTCTTTAGCTATAATAAGGATCAAAATGATCAAACTGATATCATTTACTTCTCCAAGCTGCATTATCAATCATTTTTACTCTCCTTCCCCTCTATTGTAAAAAGGGaattaaaagaaaagaataaagGGAGAGGGGGCCTTAGTAATGTACTGTTTCAGAAAGTTCAGATAATGACATAAATTAGTCTTAGTGCAATCTGATAACTGTCCGACAAAATGCTATGCGCTGACGCTTTGGGAAAGAAGCTAAGACAGAAAAGTTAAGAAGATGACCAAAAAGCCGTAATATATTGCGGTATCTTTTACCGAATGGTAACTGTAGATTTCCCAGTGAAGTAACAACTCATGACTGAATGGCCAAAATAGAAATCATGGGGAGAATCTCATTTACTGAAGAATGGCCGCACCGACACTATTATTGCCAATTTATTGTCTAAACCAAACACCATATTGTACGTAGTTACATTTATGTAGGAAATGCCATTTTCAATGTATTCACCGCGTTTATTTTTTAGGAACAACCTTATTGAGATAGGCAAgccggatctaggatttgaataTTGTGGGTCGAGTTTGAAATTTTACCGTTATTTATATAATTTGTTGGTTCAAGTATATTATTTGTACTTATTTAGTGAATTTTTAGGCGCATATACAATGTTTAAATCAAAATTACTAAGTTTGGATGCATGGATAACTTTTTCGCTAGGTCTACATGGGGAGATCGGACTTTCTTGTGCAGGCCTAAATATATCCTTAAAGGGGGAGGGGAGGAGGGAAGAGTTGGTAAAATGTAGATGTAATTTCGGGATGAATCATTCACGATGTTGAAGGTCATTAGACGTTCAAAACACAATCCATGGAATTAGGCTCTGGCCATTCGAAGTTGTAGACAAATGAGAGCTATCAAATTGGAAAGAAATTGTTGAATGTTATAAATACACCGTATAATAGATGTTCATTCGAATACACAGTCAACTGCATAAGCTTACAATCAAGCAGGTAGCTCGCAAGTAGCTTAAGCAGACAGCTTGCCAGTAGCTTCCTGAAAAGCCTTGAGCAGGtagcttgcaagtagctcaagcaggcAGCTTGTCAGCAGCTTCTGAAAAGCCTCGCAGCAGCTTCCTGAAAAGCCTTGCAGCTGCTTCTTTTCTTTTATAAATAGAAagtcaattcaattcattggtaCAATAATTGAAAGAACAATAAAATCCCTCTCTCTCTCCCCCGAGCTTGTTTGGCTATATTTCTTATTGTCAtgtacttttaatattattttataacacgttatcaacaCGAGACTCTGCCATCGTGAGCTTTTACTCCAAAAAAGAAGCAAATAATTACGGTTGAGAGTTGAGAACGGGTTGAATTTACatttttatttattgcttatccTCGGTGGTAGGTATTTCTCTGTTCCGTAACTTTACTTTTATATACTTCAAATCATTCCACTAAAGATTATTGCTTATATTACTATTACTCCATTACTACATGTCAAGGACCAACATTATCTCCACTATGATAAGAGTT
The sequence above is a segment of the Lycium barbarum isolate Lr01 chromosome 6, ASM1917538v2, whole genome shotgun sequence genome. Coding sequences within it:
- the LOC132645403 gene encoding ras-related protein RABA3 yields the protein MNREMSGEDEKPQQQEQMSRVNGVQHQHEDKIDYVFKVVVIGDSAVGKTQVLSRFAKNEFCFDSKSTIGVEFQTRTVSIQSKVIKAQIWDTAGQERYRAVTSAYYRGALGAMLVYDITKRQTFDHVARWVEELRAHADNSIVIMLIGNKADLVDSRAVPTEDAVEFAERQGLFFSETSAFSGHNVESAFLKLLEEIFNMVSRKTLLVGSDANGNHIKQTNNGLLKGLKIDVISGPDFEVSEMKKLSSCSC